In Gigantopelta aegis isolate Gae_Host chromosome 6, Gae_host_genome, whole genome shotgun sequence, the following are encoded in one genomic region:
- the LOC121376198 gene encoding LOW QUALITY PROTEIN: acid phosphatase type 7-like (The sequence of the model RefSeq protein was modified relative to this genomic sequence to represent the inferred CDS: inserted 1 base in 1 codon), protein MRDDSTYVPRLAVYGDMGNSNARSLPYLQQEAQKGTLDAILHVGDFAYDFATNNARVGDEFMRQLEPVAAYIPYMVCVGNHEHAYNFSHYRKRFTMPVAGGDGEGMWFSWNIGKAHVISFSTEVYYYSVTRENIKAQYDWLDKDLTEANQPINREKRPWIIVMGHKPMYCSNXRRVCKNPNDPVRVGIKVFNKSLEELFYKHGVDLEFYAHEHSYERMWPIYKHKICNGSYDKPYMNPRAPVHIVTGSAGNREAQSKFIPSERSAFHTDDFGYTRMIVQNASHLYLEEMSVNKGGAILDKIWIVKDKHGPGIYDCHI, encoded by the exons ATGCGCGACGACTCGACCTACGTGCCCAGGCTGGCTGTGTACGGGGACATGGGCAACTCCAACGCCAGGTCGCTGCCGTACCTACAGCAGGAGGCGCAGAAGGGCACACTGGACGCCATTTTACATGTCG GTGACTTTGCTTATGATTTCGCCACC AACAACGCTCGAGTCGGGGATGAGTTTATGCGACAGTTGGAACCCGTGGCAGCCTACATCCCTTACATGGTGTGTGTGGGGAACCACGAGCACGCCTA tAACTTTTCCCACTACCGGAAGCGATTCACAATGCCAGTGGCGGGGGGAGACGGTGAAGGCATGTGGTTCAG CTGGAATATTGGCAAAGCTCACGTGATCAGTTTCTCGACGGAAGTCTATTACTACAGTGTGACGAGAGAAAACATCAAAGCGCAGTACGATTGGCTGGACAAAGATCTGACAGAAGCAAACCAACCAATCAATAGAGAGAAGCGACCATGGATCATCGTAATGGGCCACAAACCTATGTACTGCTCCA ACAGGCGGGTTTGTAAAAACCCTAATGACCCC GTTCGCGTTGGGATCAAAGTATTCAACAAGAGTCTAGAAGAGCTATTCTACAAACACGGTGTAGATTTGGAGTTTTACGCACATGAACATTCCTACGAGAGAATGTGGCCAATCTACAAGCATAAG ATATGCAATGGCAGTTACGACAAGCCGTACATGAACCCGAGAGCACCAGTGCATATTGTTACCGGATCCGCG GGTAACCGAGAAGCTCAGTCCAAGTTCATTCCTTCTGAGCGGAGCGCCTTCCACACTGACGACTTCGGCTACACGCGGATGATTGTCCAGAACGCCTCGCACCTGTACCTGGAGGAAATGTCCGTTAACAAG GGTGGCGCCATACTCGACAAGATTTGGATTGTGAAAGACAAGCATGGCCCGGGGATCTACGACTGTCATATCTAA